Proteins from a single region of Pyrus communis chromosome 6, drPyrComm1.1, whole genome shotgun sequence:
- the LOC137738189 gene encoding protein SIEVE ELEMENT OCCLUSION A-like: protein MALVPHNKDVNPTSRDGGRNRAPLLKDGRDGHRQYSTTADDSALVNQIMLTDKSHDHPYEVPSLAVTQILQTIEAILSRVTKPDIHDGTLVPGALVPAAIHADALEHGKALHASLSTLHDSFDVPNTVFNAIQCELMSKSLQGEDANKTAMDILDIVQHYDWDEKVVLALGAFAIKDGEFWLLAQQYTTNPLAKAVGQLKQLHEILERAGTSLKSKFDAYNNLVRVIFKVTRTIVHLQEIHNDPHLSPELKATAATAHMPTAVYWTIRAIIVAASQLLGITGSEPEYVTEVWELSSLAHKLENIFDHLEEILDRLHQLIQKNKEEDAFNAIARILETPHIDNSKPLKVLFYKDDQPALYDCYNKKRVDIDVLKRKVVILFITDLDVIHENEYMIVQQMYLEKQHNPTRPESQYEVVWVPITDVWTEAKYQQFESLRNNMEWYTVFHPSVVSPIMVRYIRDPRKWNFAKKPLLVVMDPQGKIVHKNAVHMMCIWGSIAFPFTSQKERMLWEEETWRIELLADALDQNLYTWITDRKYICLYGGEDIEWIRNFTRAAKNVALEAGIQLELLYVGKSKAKEKVVKNIINIIQAEKLSHTLEVNLIWFFWIRLESMWQSKGQILSEQSRTQTDHLKSDPIMQGIISMLSFGSSDRGWAVIAFASADMSKANGEHMLRSLREYNNWKIRPTEIGFIPALNEYLEGVHKQAPHHCTSLILPATGIMPETVACAECGRLMERFSMFRCCTD, encoded by the exons ATGGCACTGGTACCTCACAATAAGGATGTCAACCCAACAAGCAGAGACGGCGGCCGTAATCGCGCTCCTCTGCTTAAAGATGGGCGCGACGGACATCGTCAGTATTCGACAACAGCTGATGACAGTGCATTGGTCAACCAAATTATGCTTACTGATAAATCTCATGACCATCCCTACGAAGTGCCTTCTCTTGCAGTCACACAAATTCTTCAAACCATTGAGGCCATTCTTTCGCGCGTCACGAAACCTGACATCCATGATGGCACTCTAGTCCCG GGAGCATTAGTACCAGCTGCTATACATGCGGATGCTTTGGAGCATGGGAAGGCCCTCCATGCTAGCCTGAGTACCCTCCACGACAGCTTCGATGTTCCAAACACCGTGTTCAATGCGATTCAATGCGAG TTAATGTCCAAATCGCTGCAAGGGGAAGATGCAAACAAGACCGCAATGGACATACTAGACATTGTGCAACACTACGATTGGGATGAAAAGGTGGTGCTTGCCTTGGGAGCATTTGCGATCAAAGATGGCGAGTTTTGGCTCCTGGCTCAGCAATACACCACCAACCCACTCGCCAAAGCGGTTGGACAGCTTAAGCAACTGCACGAGATCTTGGAACGTGCGGGGACTAGTTTGAAATCGAAGTTTGATGCATACAACAATCTGGTTAGGGTCATATTCAAAGTGACCAGGACCATTGTTCACTTACAGGAGATTCACAACGACCCCCATTTGAGCCCCGAACTCAAAGCTACAGCTGCCACTGCTCATATGCCAACAGCTGTTTACTGGACAATTCGGGCTATTATAGTTGCTGCATCACAACTTCTGGGTATCACAGGCTCCGAGCCAGA GTACGTGACAGAGGTGTGGGAACTATCATCGCTGGCCCATAAGCTCGAAAACATATTCGATCACCTTGAAGAGATCCTCGACAGATTACATCAACTTATCC AGAAGAACAAAGAGGAGGATGCCTTCAATGCAATTGCACGCATCTTGGAAACACCACACATCGATAACTCAAAGCCTCTGAAGGTTTTGTTTTACAAGGATGATCAGCCTGCACTCTATGATTGCTACAACAAGAAGAGG GTTGACATTGATGTGCTAAAGAGGAAAGTGGTGATTTTGTTCATCACAGACCTAGACGTTATCCACGAAAACGAGTACATGATTGTCCAACAAATGTACTTGGAAAAACAACACAACCCTACAAGGCCGGAGAGCCAGTACGAGGTTGTGTGGGTTCCAATTACAGATGTGTGGACTGAAGCCAAGTACCAGCAATTCGAGAGCCTAAGAAATAACATGGAATGGTACACCGTGTTCCACCCTTCGGTGGTGTCTCCGATTATGGTGAGGTACATCAGGGACCCGAGGAAGTGGAATTTTGCCAAGAAGCCTCTGCTTGTTGTGATGGatcctcaaggaaaaattgTGCACAAGAATGCTGTCCACATGATGTGCATTTGGGGAAGCATTGCCTTCCCTTTCACTAGCCAGAAAGAGAGAATGCTTTGGGAAGAAGAAACATGGAGGATTGAGCTTTTGGCTGATGCCCTAGATCAAAACTTATATACTTGG ATCACGGATAGGAAGTACATTTGTTTGTATGGCGGAGAAGACATCGAGTGGATCCGAAACTTCACAAGGGCAGCGAAAAACGTGGCTCTTGAAGCCGGGATTCAGTTGGAATTGCTTTATGTGGGGAAGAGTAAGGCTAAGGAGAAAGTCGTGAAGAACATCATCAACATCATTCAAGCTGAGAAGCTAAGCCACACCCTTGAGGTGAACCTCATTTGGTTCTTCTGGATTCGTCTCGAGAGCATGTGGCAGTCCAAAGGACAAATCCTAAGCGAGCAAAGCAGAACCCAAACTGATCACTTGAAAAGCGATCCCATAATGCAGGGGATCATATCGATGCTGAGCTTTGGCTCGAGCGACCGCGGATGGGCAGTGATCGCCTTTGCCTCAGCAGACATGTCCAAGGCCAACGGGGAGCACATGTTGAGAAGCTTGAGGGAGTACAACAACTGGAAAATAAGGCCAACTGAAATAGGGTTTATCCCGGCACTGAATGAATACCTAGAAGGGGTGCATAAACAGGCTCCACACCACTGCACTAGTCTTATTTTGCCTGCAACCGGAATCATGCCTGAGACAGTTGCCTGCGCTGAGTGCGGTCGTCTCATGGAGAGGTTCTCCATGTTCCGCTGCTGCACCGATTGA
- the LOC137737811 gene encoding protein JINGUBANG-like: protein MRFRSWLAISSTTRHSTVPFSNPETPPSRPKLKPSDTSSSSDIPSTSTSASDNGSSSLQSNLSLQTLPSVLSLQKLSPLDPLDLSVSHLCFATLPPRRPSLPITCLAVHHNLLYAASGHEINVYDRTDHTLLDSFNAHDASSGSVKSVNFSDGNIFTSHQDSKIRVWKLAAGKQHKLFNSLPTVNDRLRRFVLRKNYVTVRRHKKCLWIQHADAVTGIAVYNGLIYSVSWDKSLKIWRDSDLRCVESVKAHEDAVNAVVVSNDGTVYTGSADCRIRVWSKPFGEKRHVLVATLEKHKSAVNALALNDDGSVLFSGACDRSILVWEREDSANHMAVTGALRGHRKAILCMINVGDLLFSGSADRTVRVWQRGEDGSFCCLAVLEGHVKPVKSLVAVKDEGSNGVVTVYSGSLDGEVKAWHVSVSNVNSARGLLSQLKM, encoded by the coding sequence ATGAGGTTCCGATCCTGGCTAGCCATCTCCTCCACCACCCGTCACTCCACCGTCCCATTCTCCAACCCCGAGACGCCACCGTCTCGGCCGAAACTCAAACCCTCCGATACCAGCAGTTCCTCCGATATTCCCAGCACTAGTACCAGCGCCAGCGACAACGGCAGTAGCAGCCTCCAAAGCAACCTCTCCCTCCAGACGCTGCCATCTGTCCTCTCCCTCCAGAAACTCTCCCCTCTAGACCCCCTCGATCTCTCCGTCTCCCACCTCTGCTTCGCCACTCTCCCGCCCCGCCGCCCCTCCCTCCCAATCACCTGCCTCGCCGTCCACCACAACCTCCTCTACGCCGCATCGGGGCACGAGATCAACGTCTACGATCGTACGGACCACACCCTTCTCGATTCATTCAACGCCCACGATGCCTCCTCGGGATCCGTTAAGTCCGTTAATTTTTCCGACGGCAATATCTTCACTTCACACCAGGACTCCAAAATCCGAGTCTGGAAGTTGGCGGCGGGAAAACAGCACAAGCTTTTCAACTCCCTCCCCACCGTCAATGACCGTTTGCGCCGCTTCGTCCTCCGCAAGAACTACGTGACCGTCCGCCGCCACAAGAAATGCCTCTGGATCCAACACGCCGACGCCGTCACCGGCATCGCCGTCTACAACGGCCTGATTTACTCAGTATCCTGGGACAAGAGCCTGAAGATTTGGCGGGACTCCGATCTCCGCTGCGTCGAGTCGGTCAAGGCGCACGAGGACGCCGTGAACGCGGTGGTGGTGTCGAACGACGGGACGGTGTACACCGGGTCGGCGGATTGTCGGATCAGGGTGTGGTCCAAACCGTTCGGGGAGAAGCGCCACGTGTTGGTGGCCACGCTGGAGAAGCACAAGTCGGCAGTGAACGCCTTGGCCTTAAACGACGACGGATCGGTGCTGTTTTCGGGGGCTTGCGACCGTTCAATCCTGGTGTGGGAGAGGGAAGACAGCGCCAACCACATGGCGGTGACGGGGGCGCTGAGAGGTCACCGGAAGGCTATACTGTGTATGATCAACGTCGGGGATTTGTTGTTCAGTGGGTCGGCTGATCGGACCGTGAGGGTGTGGCAACGCGGCGAGGACGGGAGTTTTTGTTGTTTGGCGGTTTTGGAGGGGCACGTGAAGCCGGTGAAGTCGTTAGTGGCGGTTAAAGACGAGGGGTCGAACGGCGTCGTTACGGTTTACAGTGGGAGCTTGGATGGAGAAGTGAAGGCGTGGCATGTCTCGGTTTCGAATGTGAACAGTGCGCGGGGCCTACTGTCTCAGTTGAAAATGTAA
- the LOC137737909 gene encoding protein SIEVE ELEMENT OCCLUSION B-like: MALVPQNFPKAPAPAQNYNNPPVPAAQNYNNPPAPAARNYDQAPVPAAQNYTQTPVPAAQNYTQTPIPAAQNYNPALVPAAQNYTAPEAPGAQNYYAPRAPAGQYYNNPTAGGRRGGDHYNRPLLKNGRRQSSTTSDDSMLTNQILASDKSHARPYDVALLSLKHILQTVDVILSRVTQPDIPGIVTGAPVTHADALEHEKALHATMNGLQDNYDVPTSLFNEISCEMFCKWQSGEDANKITMDILDIVQHYDWDEKVVLALGAFAVKDGEYWLVAHLYTTNPLAKAVGQLKQVQEILERAGTSLKTKFDAYNNLVRAVLNVTKCIVQLHDLHRDPHLTTEAKSAANTALIPTAVYWTVRSIVVAGSQLLGITGMGPEYVTETWELSSLAHKLENIHSHLKDNLDRLQDIIQRKKDDEALAAIAYILETPHIDNTKPLRVLFYKDDLPALYDCYTKKRVDIDVLKRKVVILFLSDLDVVHESEYMIVQQMYMEKRQNPTRPESQYEVVWVPIVDMWTEAKYQQFEEVRRNMEWFTVFHPSVVSPTVIRYIRKQDKWNYVKKPLLVVMDPQGKIVHTNAVHMMCVFGSIAFPFTSNREKLLWDEETWRMELLADSLDQNLITWITEGKYICLYGGEDIDWIRNFTRSAKKVALEAGIQLELLYVGKSKPKEKVVRNIMNVIQAEKLSHTLEWNLIWFFWLRLESMWQSKGQQIQSEAFRSGQFRTDNIKNDAVMPGIISMLSFGSSDRGWAVIGAGSSEMSKANGEHMHRSLREFNLWNRRVTELGFVPALNEYLAGVYKEAPHHCTSLILPATGLMPETVACAECGRLMERFTMFRCCTD; the protein is encoded by the exons ATGGCCCTTGTTCCTCAGAATTTCCCTAAGGCCCCTGCACCTGCTCAGAATTATAATAACCCCCCTGTACCGGCTGCTCAGAATTATAACAACCCCCCTGCACCTGCTGCTCGGAATTATGATCAGGCCCCTGTACCAGCTGCTCAGAATTATACTCAGACCCCTGTACCAGCTGCTCAGAATTATACTCAGACCCCCATCCCAGCTGCTCAGAATTACAATCCGGCTCTTGTACCGGCTGCTCAGAATTATACGGCACCCGAAGCCCCAGGTGCTCAGAATTACTATGCGCCCCGTGCACCAGCTGGTCAGTATTACAATAATCCCACCGCCGGAGGACGCAGAGGCGGAGATCACTACAACCGCCCTCTGCTCAAAAATGGGCGTCGCCAATCTTCAACAACTTCTGATGACAGTATGCTGACCAACCAAATTCTGGCTAGTGACAAGTCTCATGCCCGTCCCTATGATGTCgctcttctttctttgaaacACATTCTTCAAACCGTCGACGTCATCCTGTCCCGCGTTACCCAACCTGACATCCCCGGCATTGTCACT GGAGCACCAGTGACACATGCCGATGCTTTGGAGCATGAGAAGGCTCTTCATGCTACCATGAATGGCCTCCAAGACAACTACGATGTTCCAACCAGCCTGTTTAATGAAATTTCCTGCGAG ATGTTCTGCAAGTGGCAGTCCGGGGAAGATGCCAACAAGATAACCATGGACATATTAGACATTGTGCAACACTACGACTGGGATGAGAAGGTTGTTCTTGCTTTGGGAGCTTTTGCTGTGAAAGATGGTGAATATTGGCTTGTGGCTCACCTTTACACCACCAATCCTCTTGCAAAAGCGGTTGGGCAGCTCAAGCAAGTGCAAGAGATACTGGAACGTGCCGGAACTAGCTTGAAGACCAAGTTTGACGCCTACAACAATCTGGTTAGGGCCGTGCTCAACGTGACCAAGTGCATTGTTCAGCTACATGACCTCCACCGCGATCCCCACTTGACAACTGAAGCAAAGTCAGCGGCTAACACTGCTCTTATCCCCACAGCTGTTTACTGGACGGTTCGGAGTATTGTAGTTGCTGGATCACAACTTTTGGGGATCACTGGCATGGGTCCTGA GTATGTGACAGAGACATGGGAACTGTCATCCTTGGCTCATAAGCTCGAAAACATACACAGCCACCTCAAGGACAATCTCGACAGATTACAAGATATCATCC agaggaagaaagatgaTGAAGCCTTAGCTGCAATTGCTTACATCTTGGAAACACCACACATTGATAACACCAAGCCTTTGAGGGTCTTGTTTTACAAGGACGATCTGCCTGCACTCTATGATTGCTACACCAAGAAGAGG GTTGACATTGATGTGCTGAAGAGGAAGGTTGTGATACTGTTCCTTTCGGACCTAGACGTTGTCCACGAAAGCGAGTACATGATTGTGCAACAAATGTACATGGAAAAACGGCAGAACCCAACTAGGCCAGAGAGCCAGTACGAGGTTGTGTGGGTTCCTATTGTGGACATGTGGACTGAAGCCAAGTACCAGCAGTTTGAGGAAGTTAGAAGGAACATGGAATGGTTCACAGTGTTCCACCCTTCGGTTGTCTCTCCGACTGTCATCAGGTACATCAGGAAGCAGGATAAATGGAACTACGTCAAGAAGCCTCTGCTTGTGGTGATGGACCCTCAAGGCAAAATAGTGCACACCAATGCGGTTCACATGATGTGTGTTTTTGGAAGCATTGCCTTCCCTTTCACTAGCAACAGAGAGAAGTTGCTCTGGGACGAGGAGACATGGAGGATGGAGCTTTTGGCAGACTCCCTCGATCAAAACCTAATTACCTGG ATCACAGAAGGGAAATACATTTGCTTGTATGGTGGGGAAGACATAGATTGGATCAGAAACTTCACAAGGTCAGCAAAAAAAGTGGCTCTAGAAGCTGGGATCCAGTTGGAATTGCTTTATGTGGGGAAGAGCAAGCCTAAGGAGAAAGTGGTCCGGAACATCATGAACGTCATCCAAGCCGAGAAGCTAAGCCACACTCTTGAGTGGAACCTCATCTGGTTCTTCTGGTTGCGTCTCGAGAGCATGTGGCAGTCCAAGGGACAACAGATTCAGTCCGAGGCTTTTCGGTCTGGTCAATTTAGGACCGACAACATAAAGAATGATGCAGTGATGCCGGGGATCATATCGATGCTGAGCTTTGGTTCAAGTGACCGCGGGTGGGCTGTGATTGGCGCCGGTTCATCAGAGATGTCTAAGGCTAATGGGGAGCACATGCATAGAAGTTTGAGGGAGTTTAACTTGTGGAATAGAAGGGTGACTGAGTTAGGGTTTGTGCCCGCACTGAATGAGTACCTGGCTGGGGTTTATAAAGAAGCTCCACATCACTGCACCAGTCTCATATTGCCTGCCACCGGACTCATGCCAGAGACTGTGGCCTGCGCTGAATGCGGCCGCCTCATGGAACGGTTCACCATGTTCCGCTGCTGCACTGATTGA